CAAGGTGCACCCAGGGATACGCGTCTTGTGCTTCCAGGAAGGTAAGACTTGGTATCTGACGCATGGGTACAACAAACAGACGGGCAAAACGCCACCAAAAGAAATCCGGCGGGCCGAGACAATAATGGAAGAGCAGCTTTCGCTCTTGGGTTAATGGCATGAACGGGGAGTCGTAGCTATGGGAGACAGCTTCATAAAGGAACTGCTGTCTGATCGGGAAGGACAGAAACTGTACTTCCGTGAGGACCTGATCTTTGAAGTGGCCGAGGCAATCTGCAGGGTCATGGATGAGAAGGGCGTCAGCAAGGCACAGCTGGCCGAGATCGCAGGAGTAAGCAAGAGCAATATCACACAGTTGCTGAGCGGTGACCAGAACATGCGGCTCACCACCATAGCCGATCTTCTTTTCGCTCTAGATGCAAGACTGAAAGTCACGGCAGTGCCAATTCAAATCGAAATGGATGATATTCTGGACAGCACCGTATCGGTCGCGCAGAACGACTGGACTTGGGTCGGCAACCTTCCGGCGGAATCGTCGAGCTATGAGGCCGTCCAGAAACAGGAAGCGGACGAATTGGCTAAGGCGGCGTAGACTATGGCGACAAAGAAAAAGGCTGTGCAACAAGGCAAGAGAAAACCGGGCATCAGTCCGGGGCTACTCGTGTCAGATCGGGTTCAAATCAGGGATGTTCGTCTGATAGGCTGTGGGTGCGAGCAGAAACCAGCCGCGATGGCAGGCAAGAAGAGCTATGACATAACGACCTCCACAGACGTGCAATCAGATGAAAGTAGGCGACTCATCGTTGTCGTTGCGAAGTTCCACCTTGCAGCGTCTGTCGAACAACACGTTCAGGAACCAGCTCTGACCATCGATGCGTCCTTCGTTCTGACCTACGGAGTAAACAGTTTTGATGGCCTGACACAGGAAGGCTTTGAGCAGTTCGCAAATCTCAACGGTGTCTATAACGCATGGCCCTACTGGCGCGAGTTCGTTCAGAACACGGTCGGGCGCATGGGTCTGCCTCCTCTGACCATACCCGTGTTCAGAATTTTCGAGTCGTCATCACCGGCGCGACCGGCAAGAAAGACCAAGAAGAAAGTCCCACAGAAAGCGAAATGATGCTAAAATAGGGGACGCATTTGGACTCGGCAATAGACGATGCGTTCCGTGGCTCTCCAT
This portion of the Anaerobaca lacustris genome encodes:
- a CDS encoding helix-turn-helix domain-containing protein codes for the protein MGDSFIKELLSDREGQKLYFREDLIFEVAEAICRVMDEKGVSKAQLAEIAGVSKSNITQLLSGDQNMRLTTIADLLFALDARLKVTAVPIQIEMDDILDSTVSVAQNDWTWVGNLPAESSSYEAVQKQEADELAKAA